The Arachis duranensis cultivar V14167 chromosome 2, aradu.V14167.gnm2.J7QH, whole genome shotgun sequence genome has a window encoding:
- the LOC107473382 gene encoding uncharacterized protein LOC107473382 — translation MMATPTKPMAVMLSESLEHKGKDITELNGNILQSPISQQPHSSSDGSVAILWDIENCPVPSDVRPEDVAGNIRMALQVHPVIQGTVMVFSAYGDFNAFPKRLREGCLRTGVNLIDVPNGRKDAADKAILVDMFLFALDNPPPSSIMLISGDVDFARALHILGQRGYTIILVIPSGVGVSSALCNAGKFVWDWPSVARGEGFVPPAKALVPPRGGSVEVAGYLMGCHINDNFEGQNEEEAIVYRGMSQRLYNSRDFSMVSQSLSEYNCTASNMAGLPTTMRSHSLPPGMIDVSGISMPSSDNNEGQLWGPMSSDLNVLKGHLVKLLELSGGCLPLARVPTEYQKAYGRTLYVSDYGAIKLVNLFKKMGDTVAVEGKGQRKFVYLRNFKVGPSAPPLALAKKDKKGKGLPEENTNTVTGGGSSDEFSDEERLVMEEHDERNCVGKGSQRRAAINDRALEQFKFELQEILVSYSCRIFLGCFEDIYQQRYKRQLEYQRLGVNKLEDLFEKVNDIVVLVEEPGSKRKFLAPVGS, via the coding sequence atgaTGGCTACTCCAACTAAACCAATGGCCGTAATGTTGTCTGAATCTTTGGAACACAAGGGAAAGGATATCACTGAATTAAATGGTAACATACTTCAATCCCCTATAAGTCAACAGCCCCATAGCTCCTCTGATGGTTCAGTAGCTATTCTTTGGGACATTGAAAACTGTCCTGTTCCAAGTGATGTCCGCCCTGAAGACGTAGCAGGAAATATAAGGATGGCGTTGCAAGTGCATCCAGTAATTCAAGGAACTGTTATGGTATTTTCTGCTTATGGTGACTTCAACGCTTTCCCTAAGCGACTTCGAGAGGGATGTCTAAGAACTGGTGTTAATCTCATCGATGTTCCTAATGGGAGAAAAGATGCTGCTGATAAAGCAATCTTGGTTGACATGTTTTTATTTGCTCTTGACAACCCTCCCCCATCATCTATTATGCTAATATCTGGAGACGTTGACTTTGCCCGAGCACTTCACATTCTTGGACAACGGGGATACACTATAATTCTTGTCATCCCTTCTGGGGTGGGTGTTTCATCTGCTTTATGCAATGCCGGAAAGTTTGTCTGGGATTGGCCTAGCGTTGCTCGTGGAGAAGGATTTGTTCCCCCGGCAAAGGCTTTAGTACCACCTCGTGGAGGTTCAGTTGAGGTTGCTGGATATTTGATGGGGTGCCATATTAATGACAACTTCGAGGGACAAAATGAGGAAGAAGCAATAGTTTATAGAGGGATGTCACAGAGATTATATAACTCAAGGGATTTCTCTATGGTTTCACAATCTCTATCTGAATACAATTGTACCGCATCGAACATGGCTGGCTTACCGACAACTATGAGATCACACAGCCTTCCACCTGGGATGATTGATGTTTCAGGAATATCTATGCCTTCTAGTGACAATAATGAAGGCCAGCTTTGGGGCCCTATGTCTAGCGATTTAAATGTTCTCAAAGGCCACTTGGTAAAGTTGCTTGAACTTTCTGGAGGGTGCCTGCCTCTGGCTCGAGTTCCAACAGAGTATCAGAAAGCTTATGGAAGAACTCTTTATGTATCTGATTATGGAGCAATTAAGTTAGTCAATCTTTTCAAGAAGATGGGTGATACAGTGGCAGTGGAAGGGAAAGGTCAACGTAAATTTGTGTATCTCAGAAACTTCAAGGTAGGCCCGAGCGCTCCCCCATTGGCTCTAGCAAAGAAAGACAAGAAAGGAAAGGGGCTTCCAGAAGAGAATACGAATACTGTCACCGGTGGTGGCTCTTCAGATGAGTTCTCAGATGAAGAAAGACTAGTCATGGAAGAACATGACGAGAGAAATTGTGTAGGAAAGGGCAGTCAAAGGAGAGCAGCTATCAATGACCGTGCTCTTGAGCAGTTCAAGTTTGAGCTTCAAGAGATTCTAGTCAGCTACTCGTGTCGAATATTCCTAGGTTGTTTTGAGGATATATACCAACAAAGGTACAAGAGACAATTGGAATATCAGAGACTTGGAGTGAACAAGTTGGAGGATTTGTTCGAGAAAGTCAATGATATTGTAGTATTGGTTGAGGAACCAGGAAGCAAGAGGAAGTTCCTTGCTCCAGTGGGGAGTTAG